Genomic window (Rosa chinensis cultivar Old Blush chromosome 6, RchiOBHm-V2, whole genome shotgun sequence):
atttatatattttttttttcattttatagtaAGTAGTTATGCAAGGATACTACTACTTGAATTGCCACTTTTAGAGAAACAGTTGGTTAAGCACAGCtgtcatttgaatcttgatcatCTTCGATAGACATATTGATTACCACTTAATGATCTTTCCATCAGTAGATGATTCCAtcaatgttgaaaataattTGCAATGGTTGTAAGCTAATCAAACTAGACTAAATTATGTAATATTTTTGGTCTAAATAATTTATGTAACTCAATTgggaaaaatatttttttttaatttattaaatattCATTTATCGATAAATGaccaaattatttattttatcgatAATATAATAACCCctttaaaatgaaaattttatatAGTCCCAACAATATTCATTTATAGAGGTTTTACAGTACTTCCAGTGTTTacatttattgatttttttttgttttgggcatCAGTGGTACGAGTAAGTGCGGCTTCTTAactattaattatatatgttgTGTCCTTAGGTATAGATTATTTGTATTAGAAAATGAGTGCATGACTAAccatattttattttgatgggtTTGCGTCTTTtttctctgctagggttttacCTAGCCATCAAACTAATCGTGCATGGGTTTGGGACTGCTGGCCTCTTGGGTCACCTTGTCCGTCGTTGCCTCCTCTTGGTGGTATGGGTTGGCTTTGTCCTCCTCctttttgtcattttttttatcTAGCTGAGGTGCCGTGGTTTGGGACGGTGGGGTTGGTTTGGAAGATGGTGGTGGATTTGTGTGGGTTGTCGAACTGGTGGCTTCTCCCACTCGCTCAGTCAAGGTGGATTGATCAGTTCTTGATTGGGAGGACGTCGTCTGATGCTGGTTGCGTTGATTGGGTCATAGGCAGTACGAAGATTGTGTCCGGTGATGACGGACCCGAAATGAGTCTGGATCCATTAATTGTGAGTGGTTATGAGCTTTCTGGCACTGCTTTGGGTAAGGAGGACTGTGGCTGTGGGGCTTTGTCTTCGGTGGCAGAACTGTGGTAGATGGTGTTGCTAGTTGAATGCGGGGTTATTAGTAGTGGCGACAGTCCGGTAGCGTTGATGTGGCATGTAGGTGTCGTTGGCAAGGGGACAGTGCTTGGCTTGGGGATTCGTTCTCAGGCTCTTGGGCTTGTCACTAAGCCTTGGACttttcttttgaattgtttAGTCTATCTTTTACTTGAACCCGGGGAATAAGTtaggggttttttttcttttctttacccTAACGTTGTCTAGGTTCGTGATTCTTGGTCCTATTATCATAGTGATTTTATTTGGTTGCTTTAGTGTAGCCTGCATGGCTTGATATTGATGTGGCCCTTTCGAAAGTAGGTCATGTTATATAATCACTTATATTTGAATATATGAAAGGCTTGACgtcctatttcaaaaaaaaaaaaaagtatagatCGTTCGTAACTTAGTCTTTTAAGTAAATAAATCATTCATTTTCAATgaaaaatatatctataaaaattgaataatCTTGttcaaaaagatagaaaataattGTGGTGATTTTCTTGTTCGGTGATATTCTTATCATACATAGATTAAGGTAAGCAGCCTCTATATTATGATCACTTTTGTCAAAATGAGTTTAGCCTTAAATTTTATTCaatatttttgttgttgttgaataaATGATAATTTCATTGAATAAACTCTTGCTAAGAAGACCATTACATACCCTCTCATTGCCTTGCAATGGACAAAATAAGGATTCGTAATGAAGACCACAGTGGTACCTAGGAATATACCAACTATATTCGAACTTActgctcacttatttaaagcaAACCTATAACTATAAAAAATTTAGGACATAGTATATATGCATAGTTCATTAAATACTACATGAGACCTAGCAGAgcctctctgctagggttgggagTTTGCCGCCTTTAGCCTGGCTTCTCAAGAATTGTCCCTCATCCTCGATGGGGCTCGTTTCCGTTACCATCATTGGGATCAGATGAATTGTCTTTGTTGTCTGGCAGTGCCATGCGACAGGGGCTGTTTGGTGGTCAAGATATCGGAATCTGTGGATTGCGATCGAGCTTTGGCCAAGGATTGAAGGAGCCGTCTAAGATTAGCTAGATCGGCTAGATCAAAACTTTGGCTGAACGCCTGAAACCTTTTCTGAAGGGCATGGTACCCGGCTGTACTCATATTGAGGCGACAAATTGGATAATGTGCGGGTTGTTGATTCGATGTCTAGGCGGATTGCTGGCGGTGGAGAGCAGTGGAGGATCAGAGCGGTCACGACGGCCGCGGCTTAAAGATGGGGCCGATCAGTCTGACTTTGTGCCGAAGGAACTTTCCTGGAGAGGGATGGCAGGTTGTCAGTTTGTAGGCATCGGCTGCGCAGCGATCAGAAGTGTAGGTGATGGCTATTGGCGTCAAGCTGATGGTGTCAGATTGGACCTCTGCTGGGGAAATTATGGGACCGGGATGACTCTTCTCCGACGAAGGGCATCGATGCAGCGGTCGGGCACAAGGTCGGGGATGGCCTGGGTGCGAAGAAAGattttgggtgcccaaagttGGGCTTGGGCCTCTGCTCTGTTGGATTGCTCTAGCAGGGTTTGGGGTTGGGCCTGCCTACTTGGGTTCCTGCGAATGGTGTTTGAGCCCGATACTTTTAGGGTTCGTATCTGGGACCCGGGAGACTTTTTATGAGCCCTAAATTCTTCTGCATTTTGGATTGGCTTCTTTGGTTActtaggtagaagattgctctctattCAGAGCATTTTTTTGCGTGGAGTAGGCAAGGTCGGTCACACTACCGGCGGTTaccttgatagaaggttaccctctattcgACGTATATCTTTGCGTGGAAGTATGGTAGACCATACTATTGGTACCGTTTTACATAGCCCAGACTCGGTCTGGTGcctcatcaaatgcttaattgcatccctTCGTACCCTTACTAGGTTTTATTTCTGATGCTTTATTGCATCTAGTATTTCtcttgttattttatattttgatgtagtttctacatctataagttgtaatttttcttatgattattattaataaattggtTGACTATtactctaatatatatatatatataggcatagTTCATTGAAAGACTAAATCTTTTCCTTACCTTCCAagctagggctaggaggtttgGCTGTGTCCTTCCTCCTGGATCCTAAATTTGAAACCCTAGGGAGCCCGAACCCGTTAGCCTTGTCCACACTTGGGCCCAAATCCAATTCCGAGCTACATTGGACACCCAGAACATTTGAGGCTCCCCAACTAATTTGGGGCCCCAgactgatttggacacccaaatcaACTTGGGCCCCAACAAGGTTAGGGCATCCCAAATAATCTGGGCACCCAACTCATTCTGCTTCAAGCGCCAGCGTTTACGAACGACGCCACTCCAGCAAGTCAGTGCTTCAAGAACTCTGCTGCCCAGAGAGCCCCGACCGTAGATCTGGTAGATCGAAGCGTAGCAGCACGAGCTCAGAGCCCCGCCACCACCAGTCTTCGACAAGGTGCAGAACCCCTTGTTGTCATAGTTTCAAAGcgaaaaatagaaaattcaGCTGAAACGCTGGCCTTAACCACTAGTTGATCAACAACGATCTCAAGAGCCTTAAGGGGTGCTCTTAGCGGTCGAACCCGACCCACGATCGTTTCTGTTAGCCTCCTTGAACACTCGGCAATGGTAACACCATCATCCCTTCCGACGTCACTGTGGTTTGACACGGTGGAAGAGAGAGTTCGATACACGCCTCTAAAAAGGAGGATTTCAGATGAGGAGTCGTAAAAAACAATTGACATTGGTTTGCCTCTAGAAGCTGACAAGAGACAGAGAGTGAAACCCTGTTTGGCGTTGGCGATGGCGTTGCGTGCCACTGATGGGGCCCCAGGCCATGGCGGCGGTTAAGATTTGCTAGGAATCGAAACGGGAGGCAAAGAACCATAAAGTTTCATTCAATATTGTGAGAGGAAAACCATAGTCAGAGCAACTTATCAAAATCACCTAATATACTATCAAACTTCCAAACTAATTAACGAAAATTAACACATTTGATAGAAAAAGAATCAAACAAATCCATTTTCGAACTTAGTTTATATCATATTATGTGGTGGTTAATCAGTATATGATACGTACTTGTTGATTACAGTAAAATAACAAATTTGATTGAAAAAGGATCAAACAAATCCATTTTTGCACTTGATTAATAGATAATTACCGTTTATATCATAATATGTGATAGTTAATAAGTATACGATACGTACTTGTTGTACGTAAGTCTTTATAATCAACGTAACTTACATAATCATTAGCATAACATTTGTAGACTATAACTTATGGACAAAGAAATTGATACAATTACCATGGATAGATAGATACCATAgtaatcttttcttttcttaccaTAATAACCGAAATTCTTTTCTAAATTCATATAATGTCATTAATTTCGTAATTATCGCCAAATGTATAAAAAGGAAAcgaaatgaaaaataatcacGTCAAATTAGCAAATAAAAACAACTGTTTACGCGCTTTGACGCACGTGAAGCGGTGGGGGGAATTTTCccaaaaaaggggaaagaattGAATGCGAATTTGGTTGGGAGGCATATTTCCTTGCTATATAAGCTGCGGTGACATAGGGAAGGAGCCAAATGAGGTCGgaatgaaattgaaatgcaCCCGAAATGGAACGAAAATTGTTTAATAAATTCACGCGTCGGAGTATTGTTGTTGTAGTAATAGAAGGGGGAGAGTATTAGTAGCAGTAGAGTAGTAGCGGGCATGAAATCCGTGTAAACTATTTTACTCGCTTGCTTGCTGCTTTCGTCTtcgtttagagagagagagagagagagagagagagaggcagacacaaaaacaaaagcgcgacgatttagagagagagagagagagagaagaaagacgCTTACTTTCCTTCGTCATTTCCGCCACTAAATAATTGAGAGTACCTCCCCCTCCCCTCCAATTCTGGGGTTGATTTTTGACGCACCGTCTGCCGCCTTTTATATTGCCTCCGCTTCCACCCACCCAGCCATTGCTACACTGATGATCACCGCCTACAAGGTACGCTAATGggattgtttgtttttaaagaaTTTGTAAttggttttcttgtttttgttggaAATGTTCACTGTTTTAAAGATTTCAtgggattgattttttttttttttttgttggtgtgCAGATTTTGGGTGTGTTGTGTTGCTTGAGTTCTGGGTAAGGAGTGAAGTGGGTTGAGCTTAGATTGTGTTATTGAGAGGTTTTTTGGAGGTGGGGTTTgataaagattgaagcttttttttttttgaaagaaaatttcatTGTTGTTGGGGGGTGGGATTCAAAATGGGTGACACTGAGGAAGCTAATAGTGATATGATGCAAAGGCTTCAATCTTCGTTTggaacatcttcatcatcaattcTGAAACAGCCTCTGTCTATGGACCAACTGAACATACCCCAATTCAACACTTCACAAATTCGCTCACGCCATTTCGCGCAGAGCTTTACTGGGGATAGCAGCAAAAGATCGGGGATACCACCCTCACACCCAAACCACATCCCACCACTTTCGCCTTATTCTCAGATCCCGGTGGCAAGGCCGATTAACCAGACAATGGGTTCGCAGAATTTTAGCCTAGGAGGACCCACCCATTCGCGATCATTGTCTCAACCAGCCTTCTTTTCCCTTGATTCACTGCCCCCATTGAGCCCATCGCCCTATCGTGAATCCCCATCCACCTCCATGTCGGAGTCCGTGGCTGTGGATGTGTCAATGGAGGATAGGGATGCAAGTTCGCATTCCTTGCTGCCCCCATCACCTTTTTCCAGGGGTAATTTCTCGAGGGTCGGTGAGACTTTGCCCCCTCGCAAAGCTCATAGGAGGTCTAATAGTGATATACCATTTGGGTTTTCTACTATGATGCAACAACAGTCTCTACCCCCCATTGCTCCCGTGAGGGGTTCGGGTGGTTTGGACCTGTCAATGTCTGGTGCAGAAAATTCAGGGATGGTTAAGCCAGCTCAGTTGGTTAAAAAGGAATCCAGTTGGGAAAGAGCTGGCGATAACAATGCGGAAGGGACGGGTGAGAGGAAGTCTGAAGGGGAAGTAGTGGATGATTTGTTTTCTGCATATATGAATTTGGATAGCATTGATGCTTTGAACTCTTCGGGGACTGATGACAAGAATGGTAATGAGAATCGTGAGGATATGGACAGTAGTAGAGCAAGTGGGACTAAGACAAATTGTGACAGCAGTGATAATGAAGTGGAAAGCAGTGTTAATGAAAGTGGAGGCATGCATAGACCGGGACTGAATATTATGACTGATATGAGGGAAGGGATTAAAAGGAGTGCGGGGGGAGATATTGCGCCGACCACTCGACACTTCAGAAGTGTCTCCATGGACAGTTTTATGGGTAAGCTGCAATTTGGTGATGAGTCACCTAAACTACCGCCTTCACCAGGAACTCGGCCAGGACAACTTTCCCCCAGCAATTCAATTGATACGAATTCAAATGCCTTTAGCTTGGAATTTGGAAACGGTGAGTTCAGTGgggctgaaatgaagaaaattaTGGCTAATGAAAAGCTTGCCGAGATTGCAATGACCGATCCAAAGCGTGCAAAAAGGTATtgcatcttcatcttctaatGGTTGACCCTGGTCTACAGGATAAATTACCTGCAATTCTAACAATGAATCTCTTTGTAGGATATTGGCAAATCGTCAATCAGCTGCCCGTTCCAAAGAACGGAAGATGCGCTACATTTCAGAGTTGGAACACAAGGTTCAGACTCTACAGACAGAAGCAACAACACTGTCTGCACAGCTTACACTATTACAGGTGGGGATTTGTACTGCAGTAATTTTGTATACTCTTTCAAATTCTCTTGCTATATTGATTTTGTCTTATTTTGGTTGCCTGCAGAGAGATTCTGTTGGTCTCAGTAACCAGAATAATGAGTTGAAGTTTCGCCTTCAAGCTATGGAACAACAGGCTCAACTCAGAGATGGTATGTAGCAACTTCTTTTAGATTTAATGGTTCATATATTAGGTTATTCAGTTCATATGTAGAAAACATGCATGTGGATTTATCAACATATTCAGTCATTTTTGTCTCATCACTAACCGAGGTTCTATTTTTAATTCATACTGATAATCTGATAGTTGGTGGATTGGTGATTGCTTCCCCAGTTAATTCCCCTtcatctaatccaaaatgatagcaaATTATATTAGTTTGTCCATGAGAATTTCTTTGTACTTATCCGTAAGAATCCGTTCTCATACATTGTTTGAGAAGTTTGCAAATAGTTAGTGTGGGTTTTTGACTAGCTTGATAAAACAATAGCTGTTCAGGAATTTAAAAGCTTTTATAATAACTGGATACATGGTCTGATTAGAAATTCCCAGAAGTTCTATTTTATAAAAGCAGGAATTATAGTACGTCACCTGAGAAGTTTATCACTTTGGAAGATATTCTGAGGAAAGAACTTGCTGTCTTTTCAAGTTGGAACTCGGAGTCTTGGGACAAACTGATGGGAGTCTGAATTTTGAAAAGAGTAGTTTTGAAACTCCTTTCAGTTTTTTTGAACTTgtagaaataaatgtgggaagaGGTTTTTACTAATCTAGGCTTCCGATGCTAATATACTAGTAAAACAGAGGGTCACACTTTGCACTAGAAGGAAGATTGCCCGGATAATTTTGGTCATATGGTTAAGGAATATAGATGCTTGAGCAACTGGATTGGTTGGTTAGCAAACTCCacctagtgttttagataccaTTGGAAGCTCTAATGTGTAAAGCTTTCTTTGAACAATCCTTCAGAGTTTATAAGCACCGACTAATCTTGGCCAGCTCTCTCCCACTCTCAATTTACACAATACATTTTCATGCGCACCCAGTGTTAGATACAAATAAGAGTTTTAAAATTAAGATATTATATGTGCTGACAATAGACCTAAACTGTATTCAATTTGGTTATCTAAAATGTTCTCCGGctctattcttttttctttttcttttcatctccAATAATGGAAATCAAGTTTGAACATCTTTAAGTCAACTGTTTTTCCTAGAACTGAAGGAGGAGGTGAATGCTTTTAAAATTAAAGCAAAGGAGAACATAGTAGTTAGGTGATCtaaaattcaatttttatagTGAACATTTTTCAGATGGGGAAAGGTAAATCATAATAGTCCACAGTGTTCCAGATACCAAGGGATATATTAATCACATGAGTACGTAACATTTTTAAGTTCTATGTTTGAGGTGATGATTACTTGCATTTAGGaacaccaaaaacaaaattataggTGCTTCAAACGTTGTCCTCCATTTTATTTCGGATCTGCCGTCATCATTACCTATCCCAATGCATCAATGCTATGATTGCTATCTATGGTTCATTCCCTGTTATGGTAAATTTAGAGTGCTTAAAGATGCTGCTTGATGAATATGACAGCTCTAAATGAAGCCCTAACATCAGAGGTCCAACGTTTGAAGCTTGCTACAACAGATCTGAATGGGGATTCTCGCCCTTCCAAGAGCATGATTAACGCCCAGAGGTTCCAGCTCCAGCAGCAGTCACCTCAGACTCAGTTCAACCTACATCAgcagcaacagcagcagcagcaacaacaacagcagcagcagcagcagcagcaacaacaacaacagcaacagACACCTCAGCAACTGCAGCAGAATGGCACAACAACCTCAAAGCCCGAGTCAAATCAATAGACCAGACCTGGAGGGACGGTCGCTGTCTGGCTTTGAATCTTTATCAATTTCTGGCTTTTATTATATAGTTGTTACATTCGATGCATTCATTCATTAGTTCGTCTCCTACAAAGTCACTAAGGCGTGGTAATCATAAATTCAACCTGCATTGGTTGCAAGGATTGTGTTATGAGGTCGTATACAAAGTTATATTGTTATTACTTGTGTTTTTTCTATTTGATTCCGGTAGATATTGGAATTTCATCTTTGTTTAATCAAGTTAAATTTACTCAATATGATTGGCTGTTCTTTTTCCCTCTCAAGCCACGTTTCATATTAATTACTGTAATCTGCTcgaacaagatgaatcgaggcCTCCTTAACGTTTATatcaaaccactctttagcagCAACCAGCTAAAGAGAATTGTGAAAAATCATCTAGACTCAGTATGATAGGTTGGAGTAAATATTTTCTGTGGTTTCTTCTCTTCCACAGAGAATTGTGAAGAATCATATGGACTCCCAGTATAGTAGATGGATGGTTCAGTCAA
Coding sequences:
- the LOC112170483 gene encoding bZIP transcription factor 29, whose protein sequence is MGDTEEANSDMMQRLQSSFGTSSSSILKQPLSMDQLNIPQFNTSQIRSRHFAQSFTGDSSKRSGIPPSHPNHIPPLSPYSQIPVARPINQTMGSQNFSLGGPTHSRSLSQPAFFSLDSLPPLSPSPYRESPSTSMSESVAVDVSMEDRDASSHSLLPPSPFSRGNFSRVGETLPPRKAHRRSNSDIPFGFSTMMQQQSLPPIAPVRGSGGLDLSMSGAENSGMVKPAQLVKKESSWERAGDNNAEGTGERKSEGEVVDDLFSAYMNLDSIDALNSSGTDDKNGNENREDMDSSRASGTKTNCDSSDNEVESSVNESGGMHRPGLNIMTDMREGIKRSAGGDIAPTTRHFRSVSMDSFMGKLQFGDESPKLPPSPGTRPGQLSPSNSIDTNSNAFSLEFGNGEFSGAEMKKIMANEKLAEIAMTDPKRAKRILANRQSAARSKERKMRYISELEHKVQTLQTEATTLSAQLTLLQRDSVGLSNQNNELKFRLQAMEQQAQLRDALNEALTSEVQRLKLATTDLNGDSRPSKSMINAQRFQLQQQSPQTQFNLHQQQQQQQQQQQQQQQQQQQQQQQQTPQQLQQNGTTTSKPESNQ